Genomic DNA from Budorcas taxicolor isolate Tak-1 chromosome 5, Takin1.1, whole genome shotgun sequence:
GGCCTCTCTGTACTGTCTACAACTCTTCtgtaaatctgaaattatttcaaaataaaaagttcaaaaaggaAAGAGACCAAAGCAGATGAGAAAATAGCGTGGTAAGTAGGAACCCAGTTTTGTCAGTTTGAGTGTCCATTGTGTGTtgtgtatgcacgtgtgtgttgtgtgtaggtgtgtgccAACAAAGATCAGGAAGGTTGTACACACAGGCTTTGTGATTCAGAAGACTGCTGTCTTTAAATTCACATTTCTGTGTATAgttccccaggtggctcacatgtaaagaatctgcctgccaagcaggagactcggcttgggttcagtcccaaggtcaggaagatcccctggagaaggaaatggtagcctactccagtattcttgcctgggaaatgctatggatggaggagattggcaggctgcagcccacagagttgcagagtcagacacaacttagcgactaaacatgTGTTACCTGGTTTTTGTTTTACAAAGAGTAAAAATAGTTGTAACTTttataactagaaaaaaaaaacttttttactcAAGATTTGGAAACATGAAATAGAATGTTCCCCTAGCCGTGAGCCTTCCTCCACCTGCTGTGTCTCCTTGGTGAATCAACGCCTAGTAGAGCCAGTGAgctgctccaaaaaaaaaaaaaaaaatggagctttGGGGACCGTCAGTGGAACGATGGAGGTGGAATGAAGAGAAGCCTTGACACCTCTCCTCTCAAGCCTGACTCCCACCATCCCTACACCCTCCCCAGGGCAAGAACTGAGGCAGGCacatgcaggggccctgggaactcGGTATCTATGTCTTTATTTGGAGATGGGGTGACAGATTACAGTCTGGTGAGAGGAATAGATTCAAGTGATCAATGGGAAGGAGTGTTTCCTGACCCTCGGGGGTGACAGTGCCCTGGACAGGGTGTCACCACTAAGCAGGCACTCTAGAGGCCTCCCCAGCTCTGGCTCTGGGCTTCTGGAGTGCGTGTGAGCCTGGGAGCCTGTATTCTTATTGTCTCTTGTCCCTATCCAACTGCAGGCATCTCTGGGAAGAGCCAAATCCTTTTCGCTCTCGTCTTTACCACCAGGTACCTGGACCTGTTCACCAACTTCATCTCCATCTACAACACAGTAATGAAGGTGAGGGGAATGGGCAGCCATGGTGGGGGGCCGACTGAGCACCCCCAGATGGTGAGACAGTTTATGCTTGGGGACTCAGGCTGGGGAACCAGccagacctaggtttgattcctggctttgCTGTTAGTAGCTATGGGGCCTGGGCTTGGGCAAGGCTTCTGACCTCTGTGTACCTTGGTTTCCTCTGCAAAACGAAGATCGTTGTACTTGCCTCAGAGGGttttgttgtgaaaattaaacaaggtaatacatgtaaatatataatagctatcatatattaaaaacaataaaaactattacagtggttaaaaaataagcaaaaaaggaAACACGATGCTGTGAGCTTTCAGAGAGCTTATTGGTCCATTTATCtgacaaatattcattgagcacctactgtgagctaagagggcttcccgggtggcccagtggtgaGAAATCCTCCtgtcagtgcaggaaacacaagaaacacaggttcaatctctgggtcaatcTTTgatctccaggaagatcccctggagttggaaatggcaacctactccagtaggttgcttggagaatcccatgaacagaggagcctggtgggctacaatccatagggtaaAAGAgcacccaactgagcaactgagcatgcatgtgagcTAGGAATCTGAAGGAGAAATACAAGACACCCGTACTCATGGAACCTACAATATAACTGGGGAGACAGATAATGAAACAAGTAAGAAAAACTGGCTAGGGAGAAGGCTatgcaaataattaaaatgggatgctgtttccttttaattataaagacaaaaagttttaaaagtagaGTTACATGATAGAGAATAGCTAGGAAGCtatttggaaaagacctgatgctgggaaagattgagggcaggaggagaagaggctgacagaggatgggatggttggatggcatcaccgactcgatggacatgagtttgagcaagctctgggagttggtgatggacagggaagcctggcgtgctgcagtccatggggtcacagagtcggacacgactgagtgactgcactgaggGAGTCTAAATAGAGAGTGTAGTCAAGAAGGGCCTCTCCAAAGAGGGGATGTGTAAACTGAGATTTGAATGACACAGGAAACAAAGCTCAGAGGAAGACATTTCCAAGCAGAAGGAATAGCTAGTGCAAAGACCCTCCccgcccttcccccaccccccgcaagaCAGGAACAAGCTTGATGTATTCAAAGGGCAGACAGAAGGCAGACTCAGTGGGAGATCAGCAGGCGGGGGCTGCCTGCTGGTGGTGGGGATGCCCACAGAGGGCTGGGTGAGGGCAGATGGTGCAGGTGAACCATTTGGATTCCATTTGCAGTGGGAAGCTGTTGAAGTTTGGTCCTATTTTACAGAAGGAGAAGCTGAACATCTTTCAGCCCTGGGTCCTAGCTGTGAGGTTGTGTTGGAGTGAGACATTTTCTGAGGCTTTAACCAATCATCCAACACAATTTAGTGGAAAGAGCCCAGATTTCAGAGTCAGTAAAATGGGATGTAACTGGATGCTGGTAGCAGAGATGTGGGTTATTTTAATAAGTTAGGATTTATTTTTACCTCACTCATGAAACAAAATCTGGAAGTGGGTAGTCTAAGCCTGGAATGGCAGCTCCTTTTAACTTTCTGCTCTGCCGGCTTTAGTGTGACCAGTACTTAAGTTTGTTACCCATGCAGTTGCTCAGAAGGGCCCTATGCTTGGTTTAATGCTTTGCTGTTGCCATtttgaaattcttattttttaacaagAAGACCTGAAAATGATATAGCTAGCCTGAATGTGATATCTATCCTTAAGGTTGCCTCAGGGTCACAAAATAGGTACTAGAGCTCCTACCATCACATCACATTCGGgataggaaggaggaggaaggggaaaaagaGCAATAGGGTGCCTGCCATCTGGGTAAGCCCTTTTCATAGAGCTTTCTAGTGACTACCATCTGCATGTCACTGACCATCCTTATCTGCAAAGGAGGCTGGAATATGTAGTTTTTAGCTGGGCACATTGTCTAATAGGAGTCCTGTTTTTAAGGTGAAAAAGCTACATGGGCGGAATCCCAACTATCTTGCTGGGCTATTGTGAAGATAACATGGGAATCTATGTAATATACCTAGCTCCCAGAAGATATTTAACTGAAAGTGAGTTCTCTTTCTCCATATCAGAGATGTGCTTTTGGGATTCTGGGCATCTTGTTCCTAGAATTGGTAGAATGGAGGATGCTCTTACTTGTGGTGTGTTGAACTCAGTGTGAACTTCAATCCGAGGTACTGAAATCACTGTTTACTTCAATCCAACACAGAAGTAGCAAACACTGCCTGCTTAGTTAATTTCTCTTCCCAAGGGTTTGACTTGGACAGTCCTGGCGAGAACTGTAGACCCAGCCCTTGCCATGGCTGAATGAGGTCTAGTTTTCAAAGAGGCCAGTTTCCAAATGTGTGAAATGAAGAAGTGATCTCTATTTCattgattgattgattcattcactcattccagcATTTGTCTGGGGCCCTGAGTTAGATTCAGAGGCAGACAGGGCATGGACCCTCTTAGGGAATCTCCTCTCCAAGGGGAGACAGGCTGGTCCATAGACATTTACAGAACATATGATCACAAGCAGCAGTGAGTCTTGTTACATGGGGGTATGGTGACACAGAGTACGTGTGCCTCGTTCTGGTGAGGAAAAGGCTTTGAGGAAATAACCTGAGTTTTGAAGTGCAAACACTTTTCTAGGCCAGTGTGTTCCTGGACCACCAGCAGCAGTATCACATAGGAACGTGCTAGAAATGCAAAATTCTCAGGCCTACTCAGACTCACTAAGTGAAACCCCCTAGACGCTGAGGGTAGGGCAGGGGCAGCCCTCTATATTTTGGTGCACATTCAGGTTTGAGACCGTCTGGCCTAGGTTAGAGGCCAATTATAAAACCATTATATGCTGGAGGACAGCTACTCTAGTTAGGAAAAGAGCACTTTTCTGAAGGATTGATTatcacctgattcaaagaatttTAGTCTTTGTGGAAGTATGCTCTCAATTCACTGATGCAGACCCAAGAACTTGAGGCTTTAAACGAGCCCTGGAatgctactgctaaatcactcGACAAAGaccagttctctttttttttttggcctaatGCTCCACAGTGAGAGGACACCTGGGCGCCTCTGGGTCATCATGGTAGCACTATCAGTCCCAGTTAGAAGCATGGAGTCACTTAACAAAAAGACCATTACCTTCAGTCAATTCAGAAATTGCAAACACACTTTACCTTTTCCGAAGTCAGAATACTCGCCCTCAGGTTTGGTAGGTCCCAACTCAggcaacagtacatgaaccatgaacttccagatgttcaaactggattaagaaaaggcagaggaaccagagatcaaattgctaacatctgtaggatcattgaaaaagcaagagttccagaaaaacacctacttctgctttattgactatgccaaagcctttgactgtgtggatcacaacaaactggaaaattcttcaagagatgggaataccagaccacctgacctgcctcctgagaaatctgtatgcaggtcgagaaacaattagaactggatatgaaacaccagactggttccaaattgggaaaggagtatgtcaaggctgtatattgtcaccctgcttatttaacttatatgcagagtacatcatgcaaaatgccaggctggatgaagcacaagctggaatcaagattgctgggagaaatatcaataacctcagatatgcagatgacaccacccttaatggcagaactaaagaactaaagagcctcttggtgaaagtgaaagaggagagtggaaaagttggcttaaaactcagcattcagaaaactaagatcatgccatccggttccatcacttcatggcaaatagatggggaaacaatggaaacaataagacactttatctttttgggctccaaaatcactgcagatggtgactgcaaccatgaaattaaaagacgctggctccttggaagaaaagctatgaccaacctagacagcatattaaaaaggagacattactttgccagcaaaggtccgtctagtcaaggatatggtttttccagtagtcatatatggatgtgacagttggactgtaaagaaagccaagtgcccaagaattgatgcttttgaactatggtgttggagaagactcttgagagtccccagcaagacgatccaaccagtccatcctaaaggaaatcagtcctgaatattcattggaaggactgatgctgaggctgaaactccaatactttggccatctgatgcaaagaactgactcatttgaaaagaccctgatgctgggaaagattgaaggtgggagaaggggacgacagaggatgagagggttagatggcatcaccgactcaatggacatgagtttgagtaaactccaggagctggtgatggacagggaggcctggcttgctgcagtccatggggtcgcagtcagacacgactgagcacctgaactgaattgGTAACTTTGAAGCCCCAAAAGTAGGTTGGGAAATGATTCCATTGATTCCCGTGTGTCTGTCTCCCTTTTCAGATGGTTTTTCTCCTCTGTGCCTATGTCACAGTGTACATGATCTATGGGAAATTTCGGAAAACGTTTGACAGTGAGAATGACACATTCCGCCTGGAGTTTCTTCTGGTCCCTGTCATTGGCCTTTCCTTCCTTGAGAACTACAGTTTCACTCCTCTGGAGGTAAGGGAAGGGACCCAGAGTACTCATTTCCAAAGGTAAACACATTCCCTAAAACCCTCACCTTGGTAACATCAGGGCTAGCTTTCTACAACTGTGGCCATTATTTGTTATGAGTTTAGAAATTACCAATAAGCTAGCCACAGTGCTCTTCTTAAAAATTGGCATGTCTAAGTAGTCATGTTCATAAACAAATTAGGCATCACAGTACCATGTAATTCTGAAACCCTCTGTTCAACAGGTGATTAATGGATACTAAAGCACAGTCCAGACCGTTTTCAACTCAGTAGGTCTGGCCTCTTGACTCAAGAATCTGTGGGGCAATAAGCATCTGAGGGGATTCTGATGGTGATGTTCATGGATTATATTTTGAGAAACCATAGCCTCAATTAAGGCGAGTTTATATGATAGAATTCTGCAACAAAAATTGTTCCATAGCAACATTCATACTGTTCTGGAAAAATTAGTAcacttaaatcttttaaaatgtttttactttCAAAGAAAGGGGTTGAATGATACACTgatggaaacatttaaaaatttcaagaacATGATTCTGGGAGTTCCCTGACCATCTGATGATTGGgtttccaggctttcactgcctgTGGccttggttcaatctctggtcctgcaagctgtgtggagTGGCTATCAAGtaaataaaacctgaaaaaagtgtgaaatagttctctttaaaaaaaattggttttgTCTCACTATATTCTCACCAATAAACATTGTTTTGGTAACTAAAGGTGGCCCCTTCTTGATCAGCCTCCTCTGGATCCTTCTCTTTGGCTCAGATCCTCTGGACTTTCTCCATCTACCTGGAATCAGTGGCCATCCTGCCCCAGCTCTTCATGATCAGCAAGACTGGCGAGGCTGAGACCATTACTACTCACTACCTGTTCTTTCTTGGGCTATACCGAGCCCTCTACCTGGCTAACTGGATCAGGCGATACCAGACTGAGAATTTCTATGACCAAATTGCGGTGGTGTCTGGGGTAGTACAGACCATCTTCTACTGTGACTTCTTCTACTTGTATGTGACCAAAGGTAGGTGCTGGGAGAACAGTGTCACTGGCGCGGCTCAGGATTAACGATCCACTCAGTACTCGAGGGGATATGGAAGTGAACACAGGCACAAGTCTGTGCACTTCATGGTGCTTATGTTCTAACACAAAACACGTTTTCAGAAACCTAAGTGCTATGAAAAAATATACATCAATAATCctatttttatatacagtatgGAGGGAAGACAGCTGTGAGATGACACTTGGGTTAGGGCAATGAAGGACAAACACTGATACATTTCTAAGTTTATGTGTAAGCCCCAAGGCAGAAACCAGCCTGGCATGATACAAGACAAAAAGGCTAGTATAGTCAGATATCAATCCAGAGTAGAGTCTCAGTAAGTCAGGGTAAAACATTCACAATGCGTTCTAATCACAAATAGTAGCAACTGGGTCCTCTGAAAACCAGTCCACCAACTGCTGTGTAGGATAAAAGGCAGCCAGAGCAGGGAGATATGGGGCAGTTGTAATTGCCCAGGAGGTGGTCATCAGTGGAGAGATGGGGACATTTCTCAGGAGTGTAGCTGATGAAAACCACTGATGTGCTGAGATGTGAAACGGAATTAAGGACAAGTGCTAGATTCATGGCCTACCAAAAGAAGGGGTGGTGCTGTGTCTCAGGTGGAGTCAGTGTATCTGTAGTTAACCTGCAGGGGCATCTTCCCTTGACTTTAACATCTAAGTGAACACCTGTGAAAAGGGCATTAGATACTAAGATTATACAAAGTTGTAAAGGAGTCCTTTCATGAAAAATTCTAATTTCAGCTTTTCTTCTAGTCCTTAAAGGAAAGAAGTTAAGTCTTCCAATGCCAATTTGAAGGCCATCAGAGATGTTCTACACCCTAACAAGGACACAAAGCAAACCATCTGACGTGTGCTCCTGGGTGATTTAGACACAACTGACCAAATGTTAAAACTGAAGTCAGAGAAATACTTCATGTGGAATTTAGCAAAGCACTGATCCTTCTATTTTCTCATCACTATCTCCCTTAAATTATAGAGGTAATTAAAACGGACCAATCATACAAGTATGGTACACCCTCACAATGTCAACGGAACCATCAAGCAAACCTTAGAATGGATGGAGTCAAGTATTGTTCCCTGGCGTGACACTCATGCTAACCAACAGCCAATCCCAATCTGGAAATACACCCTACTGTGTATGAAGCAAAAGCCCCAAATGAGTATACTGTTGTGGTTAATTTTTACTTTCCAGGTAGGAGACCATCATGTTTAGGGTGTCAAGATTCAAAGGTGTCACCAACAGGTGGGAAATGTTATGAGGCAACACCCCAGGCTTTTTACCTACTAGGTATTGTCTTGATGCTTTGTGACTCAAATTCTTTTCACATTAAGACCAATTAATCCCACCTCCCTTTCACAGTTTTAGGTGCTAAGGTGTCAAGTCAATCGAACCTGGTcttgaagcaaataaaaataagagactGTCATTAGGTTACACCTTTTTTAAGGCAATAAAAATCTCACACCTTATTGTCAACAGTGTTTTATTTATACCTACAAAAGAAACAAGATGGTATCAAAAGGACAATTTACAAACTAAGAATAGTAACATAAGCTCTTAGCATCCTGTGCCTGAACATCACACATCTACAAATCTTTCAAGTCTTAATGCAACAGGAATGTGTTCAGAGACCAGCAAGGACATAAATAGAGAGCACTGATCCCAAGCAAAAGCCACCAACCTTTTAGATGAGAGAAGTCCACACAATGAATTCTTAGGGAGCAATGGGGAGCAGCAGCCCCACAGCTTAATGTAGAACTAACTCCTTCCCCTAGATGTTTCAGTCATGACTGCAATTATTAGCATCAAATGAGAATTCTTCTGCTCATGTTCTGAAGCAAAGGCAGAACCTGAATCATGAGTGGCAGACACAAAGGCAGAAGACTTCACTCTGGAGCTATATAGGAAAAGCTCAGTAATACTAACATTTTAGCTGTGCTCAGGCCACAACAGCTTTTCAGTTTTGGGATATGCTGTTATTTTGACTTTATCATAACAATCCCTGGTGGAAAAAGGGAAGCAAGCAGACCAAATACTTACTGCTCCTTTGCCCCAAGACCTTTCTCACAAAAGGATGCTTTCAGAGTTACAAGAGAGGACACCCCCATGGTGGCACCTTTGTGTTAAAATCAGATTTTGGTGTATTAAAAAATGTCTACAGTGGACTTATCAGTGCTGAGACACACTTCTCACAGGGAGACACTTTGgagtgaagcacagagaagaacTGCCATTGCTTCTCCTGTGCCTACCACCCTCCCTCAGCCTCAACTTCcatgaggaggagaaagagaagttaggaaagaggaaagtaggggaaaaaagaTGTCAAGTTCTCACATGCATGTATTTCAGCTTATGCTGACAACCTACCTGTATGTTGTCAAGTATTCAACCACACTTTTCAGTACCCCCCAGAAAcaatcccttctctctccccctaaagaattttaagaggaaaacaaagacctCAAAGATTTAGATATTTTGATCTTACAAACTAGTAAGCACTCTCAGGCCTAAGCCAAAGAATGCAATGAAGCCTTCCCCCTTAACTACACCATCAATACTGATAAcaccaataaaaaattaacagtCCCACACTGGACATGAAGGATTTCTGAGGCTGTCTGATTTCCTTGTCCTCTTTACAGAGAACACAAGAACAGAAATTTCTTTCCAGGCCCATCTGCTATAGGAGTCTCAATAAAACAGTTGGTATTACTACAAAAGGGACAATCTCACCTACCTTTCAGGTGGAGGAAAAGTAAAAGGACTTGGGCTTTAGTCCTCTAACATTTCTTAAGCACTACCTACCTGTAAAAAGCTGAGTGAGAAAGGATGCTGAGGAAAATTCGCATCCAAAAGCTGTTACAAAGCACTGAAGAGAACACAGTGTGAAGACAGGAAGAGTTCTTTCTCAATAAACCCTTTAGACCTTCAAGATAACTTGGCCAAAAGGGCTGAGTAGCCAATAGGGTTGCTGTTACTCTAGCTCTACAAATACtgggtttaaaaagaaaacatttgcccACTGACTATATCATTTATTTAAACGTAGTTCTTACACTGCAGGTGAATGCATATTTAACTGGTTAATAAATTTCCAGTGAGCATTTATGTTCATTCTGCTCACAGCAGCTGTCTGGTTAGGAAGATGTATTTCAGATGGTCCCTGGTCATGGGGAAGAAAAACAGGCAGCTCCCACCCAGATGCTGAGACACTGCATTTAACCACTGCAATAAACATTTGGGTTTTTAAggatacacttaaaaaaaaactcttatcTCAGCGATTTAATTTCTAACCTGACAATTAGAAAGTTGTTTCAGTACTTGGCAAGGGGGAAGGCAGAATGTAAAGGAGACAAAGCCAATTAGGATTTTTCTTTAAACTATCAAATGCACTTAAGCAATCAGCCAAAATGACAATGGCAAAGCGTGGTCTTAAAAACTCATCAGGCCTAAGGAACCTTGTTCCAGCTTGAAaaagaccaaaggaaaaaaaaaatacagaaaatgtgtAGGCAACTCCCTCTCGGTTTTCTATCCCAGTACGAGAGCAATTTAAAGCACAGGCGCCATCTTCTGCAGGGTTcaaccctccaccccccacccaaactcatgaccaaaaaaaaaaaagggggggggctcCCACAAAAGGGCCTAATaccttactttttcttttaagatgaaaaataGCTCAAATATCCTCAACATGCAAGAAGTTGGGGGGAAAACCTCTTCCAGTCggctatacatacatatatatacttttacaaAATCTGTTATTACAGACTGGATCATTTTGGCAGGCAGAAGAAACCTGGCAGTGAATCCTAACTAATCTGCATTAAAGACAAATCACAATGGCTggaggaaaaaattataaaagagaaagaaaaggggaagagaaaaataggaaaagataGCGTTCCTTTAAATGTAGTTAAGTCTGCACAAGTCACTACCACTTGAGTGGCTTCATTTCCgtgaaggagggggaggaggaggagggggtgggtaCTGGTAGGCAGTCTGCCCCATGTAACCTATCATATTAGTAGCTCCTGGAGGCTGTGCAAACTGCTGTGACATCAGTGGCTGTGGCTGCTGCCCAGACCGGCCTATCCCACTAAACTGCTGGCTAGAGCTCTGTGAACTTCTCCCAGTTGAGGTGGTGCTACTGGCCCCATAAGTGCCAGCGCCATATTCTTGGGCTGTGTAACCACTGGTGCCATAAGCAGCGGCCCCATAGGTGCCTTGACCATAGGTGTATTGGCCTGCTTGTGCTCCAAAGGCAGAATTTGGACTTCCATAGCCACTGCCGTTAGCATAACCGGCTCTATCGGTTTCACCACGATCCCGATAGCTTGCAGAGTCTCTCCGGCCACCATCTTTGACCCCTCGAAGCCTCCGGTCACACTCATCCTGATACATCAAATTGGGATTGTTGGCTGAAGAAGTGGTCCGGTATCGAGAACGGCCGCCTGATGAAGACACAAGAATTTTCAACGCCAGATATATGATCCAAACACAACCACATGTAAAAATGTTACTAGATACAGTTCTTTCTTGATCTTTAGCTAAGTCAGCTTCCaaataactactttaaaaatataatttgattcTTTAAGAAGATACCTTCAAAGAATGGTAAACATTAAAGGATATTCTACTTTTcatcttttacctttttttttgagGATTACCAAGAAACACACTCTTAAAAATGTAGGGAAAATGGTAAggatgatttaaaaacaaaaaagccccaAGCAGCTAGGTTCATATGACAACAAAGGAATCCTCTACTAGTGCACACTGGTTCTCAAATGTTACTTTCCAGACATTAATTGCATCAGAGTAATCTCTCAAGCTTTAGGGTTTTGAAAAGTTCAGGTTCCTAGTTCAATTCCAAGCCCACTTTAAAAAgtctgtacttttaaaaacttctaaGGGAATCTTGATGTAGAGCTTCAACAAATAGTAAGCTGAGGGAAAGGGCATGAAACACAGATCCTAGCTAGTATATTTCACAACTGTCCAATTCAGATGCAGTAACTTTGCCCACATAACATTACTGATTTCTCCATATGGATAACTCAAAACTTAACATACTACAACATACTACCTAAGGCTATGACAGTCACTCAGACCTCTGTCTTACTCAAGAGAGATTATGAACAATTATTAAGCAACGTAACATTAACCTCCACTGGATTAACAAACAAGGCACAATGAACACAAAAAAAGATACCTTGGCAGTACCTGGAAAACTCCAGGACTTACCCTTACCCCCTCCTCCGCCGCCTCCTCTGTGGTCCACCAGCTGCATCAATTTTGGATTGATAGCCTGATTAGCCTCTTCTAGCACTTTGATCAACTCTCGGGCCTGCTTTAGGTTCCCTGGGGTAAAGAAGGTGTAGGCAGTGCCCTTGTTGGTGCTACGGGCTGTTCGGCCAATACGGTGCACATAATCCTCTGAGCTGTTTGGATAGTCATAGTTGATCACAAACTTGACATCTTCCACATCTTCAAAGCCAACGGTGAGTCAGTGTGTAGGTTGATGTGGCAGGGAAAGAGAAGGTAAAGGACATGCCAACAACAGGTGGGAAGCACGAATGCAGATGACAGCAAGAGGAGAGAAGACTAAGTTAGTAACCACTCTGAACAGGAACAAAAAAGACTCATCCCAACAGAGTAAAAGAGGATTAATGATGCTTGGGACATGCAGAGAAAGCATCAGCTGTAAAATCCTAAGGGAATCCCATTCAACCATTCAAACTCCTGCCTCTTTCATATTTTAACCAACATACTGACAGGAGTTGTACTAAATTCCAGTTCCACCTTTTTCAAAACTGGAATGTTTAAGGTAATACCACCATTAAGCTACAAGGCCAAATCACTTCTACTCTGTTGGGAGAGCCTGGCAAAATCTACCAGTAATATAACAAACTTACCTTTAAACCAGTCacagagcaaaatgaaaacaaaaaacaaaaaaacaaaaacttcataTACTTTATTACTACATTTACATGGAGACTTAAGATTTTTAGATTAAGAAATTtttgcttatattaaaaaaaagacaaaactgatCAGAGCCAAAGTTAAATACACTTATTTTCCTTTGCAGAAACATCcaaattatctttcttctttcaaTTACCACAAGAGCACATTACACTAAAATTTCACTGTACTACCAAGCCCAGCTCTTGCCAAATGAGTTTTTTTTCTCAACTCAAGGTTACTTCAACTCAGTCCTTACTTCAATTATCAAAGATTATCTACATAACCTGGAAAATTAAATAGCCAAAGAGTGTGGGAAAACATCATGAAACCTTGAGACACAAGTTTAATGTTCTGTCCACTGCTGGGAATTGAATTGAACAACCTCCTAAAGCTTTAAGTATGTAAATGTTAGTGTAATGCTTCCaactaaatgtatatttttacctACTTAAACAAACAAATTTAAGAATATAACAAAGAATCCTAATGTTTTgtggaaaaaaatctgcattttacaaagaatattcagaaaatatcctagataaaacacagatttttgtgatataaataattaaaaaacattctCTGTTTGTTACCAGACCGATGCACACTCCCTCCTCCTTTGGGAAACCGCTGCAGCCGATCCCGtctctttgccttttatttttgg
This window encodes:
- the KDELR3 gene encoding ER lumen protein-retaining receptor 3, which produces MNVFRILGDLSHLLAMILLLGKIWRSKCCAGISGKSQILFALVFTTRYLDLFTNFISIYNTVMKMVFLLCAYVTVYMIYGKFRKTFDSENDTFRLEFLLVPVIGLSFLENYSFTPLEILWTFSIYLESVAILPQLFMISKTGEAETITTHYLFFLGLYRALYLANWIRRYQTENFYDQIAVVSGVVQTIFYCDFFYLYVTKVLKGKKLSLPMPI